The following coding sequences lie in one Musa acuminata AAA Group cultivar baxijiao chromosome BXJ3-1, Cavendish_Baxijiao_AAA, whole genome shotgun sequence genomic window:
- the LOC135628460 gene encoding putative wall-associated receptor kinase-like 16 produces the protein MGVLLGYRLFQLLMLPLVCAAASAAAAPPGCRRRCGEVDIPYPFGIDPHCSREGFSLNCSTTDDGLEKLFVFNVEITDISLPLGQARMLNEISRQCYNVSNNSIYHNTWSLNFVDTPYRFSDVHNKFTVIGCETLAYIGGWERNDSFWSGCVSVCYKEESLVNNSCSGIGCCQTSIPKDLAYYEVQFASNFNSSSIWNFSPCSYAVLLEANQFEFLTSYITTTKFWHNRNGTAPLVMDWAIGNETCEVAQRNITSYACISEHSKCLNSSNGPGYLCNCSSGYHGNPYVAHGCQDIDECSDKDQNPCHGICQNLPGGYNCFCPRGTYGDAFNGTCTQHQKLPSSAKVAIGTGSGLIFLLISGMCIYVIFQRRKFIKIKERYFREHGGWILLEEIKAKERSFREQGLAFKIFAKEELEKATEKYDQNRVLGRGGYGTVYKGVLEDSRVVAVKKPKIIDESQKNEFGKELLILSQINHKNIVKLLGCCLEVEVPMLVYEFVSNGTLFQLIHDNNRASPFSLATRLRIAHESAEALAYLHSSASPPIIHGDVKSSNILLDENYTAKVSDFGASKLVPKDEDQFATLVQGTCGYLDPEYLQTCQLTDKSDVYSFGVVLLELMTGKKPIYFEASEDERSLASCFILATKENRLMEILDDQVRNEGDTELIQEMSELAKQCLKFMGEERPTMKQVAEELDRLRKFKQHPWVPQNTEEIESLLSQPSVDHETYYHGIETTTSYNPEKRLGLDIEYGR, from the exons ATGGGTGTGCTGTTAGGGTATCGCTTGTTCCAGCTGTTGATGCTGCCGCTAGTGTGTGCAGCGGCATCTGCAGCAGCTGCACCGCCTGGCTGCCGAAGGAGATGCGGCGAGGTTGATATCCCCTACCCTTTTGGCATCGATCCTCACTGTTCGAGGGAAGGCTTCTCACTAAATTGCAGCACAACGGATGATGGTCTCGAGAAACTATTTGTGTTCAACGTCGAGATCACTGATATCTCATTGCCACTAGGCCAGGCACGCATGCTCAATGAAATATCGCGGCAGTGTTACAACGTTAGCAACAATTCTATATACCACAACACCTGGTCTCTGAATTTCGTCGACACACCATACAGATTCTCCGACGTCCACAACAAGTTCACTGTGATCGGCTGCGAGACCCTCGCCTACATCGGAGGTTGGGAAAGGAACGATAGCTTCTGGAGCGGTTGCGTGTCTGTGTGTTACAAAGAGGAGAGTTTGGTCAACAACTCATGCTCCGGCATTGGCTGCTGCCAAACCTCCATTCCCAAGGACCTCGCATACTATGAGGTCCAGTTTGCTTCCAATTTCAACAGCTCGAGCATCTGGAACTTCAGTCCCTGCAGCTATGCCGTATTGTTGGAGGCGAATCAGTTTGAGTTCCTAACATCTTACATCACAACGACCAAATTCTGGCACAACAGAAACGGCACGGCACCTTTGGTGATGGATTGGGCGATCGGAAACGAGACGTGCGAGGTAGCACAGCGCAACATAACCTCCTACGCTTGCATCAGCGAGCACAGCAAGTGTTTGAACTCTTCCAATGGTCCTGGGTATCTTTGTAACTGTTCGAGTGGCTACCATGGCAATCCTTATGTCGCTCATGGCTGCCAAG ACATCGACGAATGCTCTGATAAAGATCAAAATCCTTGCCATGGCATCTGTCAGAACCTGCCCGGTGGCTACAATTGTTTCTGCCCGCGAGGTACATATGGTGATGCCTTCAATGGAACATGCACCCAACACCAGAAACTTCCATCATCAGCGAAGGTGGCTATAG GAACTGGCAGTGGCTTGATCTTTCTACTAATATCCGGCATGTGTATCTATGTGATTTTTCAAAGAAGAAAATTCATCAAGATTAAGGAAAGATATTTTAGAGAACATGGAGGTTGGATATTATTGGAAGAGATCAAGGCTAAAGAAAGATCCTTTAGAGAACAAGGTCTTGCATTTAAGATATTTGCCAAAGAAGAATTAGAAAAAGCTACAGAGAAATATGATCAGAACCGAGTCCTCGGCAGAGGAGGATATGGTACCGTTTACAAAGGAGTCTTGGAGGACAGTCGTGTCGTTGCCGTCAAGAAACCCAAGATCATTGATGAGAGCCAAAAGAATGAATTTGGAAAAGAGCTGCTTATTCTGTCGCAGATCAACCACAAGAACATAGTTAAGCTCTTGGGTTGTTGCTTGGAAGTGGAGGTTCCGATGCTGGTTTATGAGTTTGTCTCGAACGGGACCTTGTTCCAGCTGATTCACGACAACAACAGGGCATCTCCCTTTTCCTTGGCTACTCGCTTGAGGATCGCTCATGAGTCTGCCGAAGCTCTGGCCTACTTGCATTCATCGGCTTCGCCTCCCATCATTCATGGCGACGTGAAGTCTTCCAACATCcttttagatgaaaattatacAGCAAAAGTTTCTGACTTTGGAGCTTCGAAGCTGGTTCCAAAAGACGAGGATCAGTTTGCTACCTTGGTGCAAGGGACTTGTGGTTACTTGGACCCAGAGTACCTCCAAACCTGCCAGTTGACAGACAAAAGTGATGTTTATAGCTTCGGCGTAGTGCTTCTGGAGCTGATGACCGGCAAGAAGCCAATTTATTTTGAAGCATCTGAAGATGAGAGGAGCCTCGCATCATGTTTTATTCTGGCGACGAAGGAGAACCGACTTATGGAGATCTTGGATGATCAGGTGAGAAACGAAGGGGATACGGAACTGATTCAAGAAATGAGCGAGCTCGCAAAGCAATGCTTGAAGTTCATGGGAGAAGAAAGGCCTACGATGAAGCAAGTGGCGGAAGAGCTTGACAGGTTGAGAAAATTCAAGCAGCACCCGTGGGTACCGCAGAATACTGAGGAGATTGAGAGCTTGCTCAGTCAACCATCGGTTGACCATGAGACATATTATCATGGAATTGAAACCACTACTAGCTATAATCCAGAGAAAAGATTGGGATTGGACATCGAATATGGAAGATAA
- the LOC135586320 gene encoding putative wall-associated receptor kinase-like 16 yields the protein MGVLLRYRLFQLLMLPLVGAAASAAGPLPGCRTRCGEIDVPYPFGIGPNCSREGFSLDCNTTDDGLEKLFVFNVEITDISLPLGQTRMLNGISWQCYNVSNNSTYSNTWHLNLVGTPYRFSDVHNKFTVIGCETLAYIGDFQSADSYQSGCVSVCHNEVSLVNSSCSGIGCCQTSIPKDLTYYEVWFDSNFNSSSIWNFSDCSYAVLLEANQFEFLTSYITTYQFWNNNNGKAPLVVDWAIGNETCEVAQRSTTSYACISEHSKCLNSSNGPGYLCNCSSGYRGNPYVAHGCQDIDECSDKDQNPCHGICQNLPGSYNCFCPRGTYGDAFNGTCTQHQKLTSSAKVAIGIGSGLIFLLISGMCIYVIFQRRKFIKIKERYFREHGGWILLEEIKAKERYFREQGLAFKIFAKEELEKATEKYDQNRVLGRRGHGTVYKGVFEDSRVVAIKKPKIIDESQKNEFGKELLILSQINHKNIVKLLGCCLEVEVPMLVYEFVSNGTLFQLIHDNNSASPFSLATRLRIAHESAEALAYLHSLASPPIIHGDVKSSNILLDENYTAKVSDFGASKLVPKDEDQFATLVQGTCGYLDPEYLQTCQLTDKSDVYSFGVVLLELMTCKKPIYFEASKEERSLVSSFILAMKENQYLEILDDQVRNEGDTELIQEMCELAKQCLNFRGEERPTMKQVAEELDRLRKFKQHPWVPQNTEEIESLLCQPSVDHETYYHGIETTTSYNPEKRLTLDIEYGR from the exons ATGGGTGTGCTGTTGCGGTATCGCTTGTTCCAGCTGTTGATGCTGCCGCTAGTGGGTGCAGCGGCATCTGCAGCAGGTCCATTGCCAGGCTGCCGGACGAGATGCGGCGAGATTGACGTCCCCTACCCTTTTGGCATCGGTCCTAACTGTTCGAGGGAAGGCTTCTCACTAGATTGCAACACAACGGATGATGGTCTCGAGAAACTATTTGTGTTCAACGTCGAGATCACTGATATCTCATTGCCACTAGGCCAGACACGCATGCTAAATGGAATATCGTGGCAGTGTTACAACGTTAGCAACAATTCTACATACTCAAACACCTGGCATCTGAATTTGGTCGGCACACCATACAGATTCTCTGACGTCCACAACAAGTTCACTGTAATCGGCTGTGAGACCCTCGCCTACATCGGAGATTTCCAAAGTGCCGACAGCTACCAGAGCGGTTGCGTGTCTGTGTGTCACAACGAGGTGAGCTTGGTCAACAGCTCATGCTCCGGCATCGGCTGCTGCCAAACCTCCATTCCCAAGGACCTCACATACTATGAGGTCTGGTTTGATTCCAATTTCAACAGCTCGAGCATCTGGAACTTCAGTGACTGCAGCTATGCTGTATTGTTGGAGGCGAATCAGTTCGAGTTCCTAACATCTTACATCACAACGTACCAATTCTGGAACAACAACAACGGCAAGGCGCCTTTGGTGGTGGATTGGGCGATCGGTAACGAGACATGCGAGGTAGCACAGCGCAGCACAACCTCCTACGCTTGCATCAGCGAGCACAGCAAGTGTTTGAACTCTTCCAATGGTCCTGGGTATCTTTGTAACTGTTCGAGTGGCTACCGTGGCAATCCTTATGTCGCTCATGGCTGCCAAG ACATCGACGAATGCTCTGATAAAGATCAAAATCCTTGCCATGGCATCTGTCAGAACCTGCCTGGTAGCTACAATTGTTTCTGCCCGCGAGGTACATATGGTGATGCCTTCAATGGAACATGCACCCAACACCAGAAACTTACATCATCAGCGAAGGTGGCTATAG GTATTGGCAGTGGCTTGATCTTTCTACTAATATCTGGCATGTGTATCTATGTGATTTTTCAAAGAAGAAAATTCATCAAGATTAAGGAAAGATATTTTAGAGAACATGGAGGTTGGATATTATTGGAAGAGATCAAGGCTAAAGAAAGATACTTTAGAGAACAAGGCCTTGCATTTAAGATATTTGCCAAAGAAGAATTAGAAAAAGCTACAGAGAAGTATGATCAGAACCGAGTCCTTGGCAGACGAGGACATGGTACCGTTTACAAAGGAGTATTTGAGGACAGTCGTGTCGTTGCCATCAAGAAACCCAAGATCATTGATGAGAGCCAAAAGAATGAATTTGGAAAAGAGCTGCTTATTCTGTCGCAGATCAACCACAAGAACATAGTTAAGCTCTTGGGTTGTTGCTTGGAAGTGGAGGTTCCGATGCTGGTTTATGAGTTTGTCTCGAACGGGACCTTGTTCCAGCTGATTCACGACAACAACAGTGCATCTCCCTTTTCCTTGGCCACTCGCTTGAGGATCGCTCATGAGTCTGCCGAAGCTCTGGCCTACTTGCATTCATTAGCTTCGCCTCCCATCATTCATGGTGACGTGAAGTCTTCCAACATCCTTTTAGATGAAAACTATACAGCAAAAGTTTCTGACTTTGGAGCTTCGAAGCTGGTTCCAAAAGATGAGGATCAGTTTGCTACCTTGGTGCAAGGGACTTGTGGTTACTTGGACCCAGAGTACCTACAAACCTGCCAGTTGACAGACAAAAGTGATGTCTATAGCTTTGGCGTAGTGCTTCTGGAGCTGATGACCTGCAAGAAGCCAATTTATTTTGAAGCATCTAAAGAAGAGAGGAGCCTCGTATCAAGTTTTATTCTGGCCATGAAGGAAAACCAATATCTGGAGATCTTGGATGATCAGGTGAGAAATGAAGGGGATACGGAACTGATTCAAGAAATGTGCGAGCTCGCAAAGCAATGCTTGAACTTTAGGGGAGAAGAAAGGCCTACGATGAAGCAAGTGGCAGAAGAGCTTGATAGGTTGAGAAAATTCAAGCAGCACCCGTGGGTACCGCAGAATACTGAGGAGATTGAGAGCTTGCTCTGTCAACCATCGGTTGACCATGAGACATATTATCATGGAATTGAAACCACTACTAGCTATAATCCAGAGAAAAGATTGACATTGGACATCGAATATGGAAGATGA